The Alphaproteobacteria bacterium genome contains a region encoding:
- a CDS encoding DUF1843 domain-containing protein, whose translation MATRYGSVIDDALADPKTQLDTLKALREHTAAVVAAQVNLKSALTKLDREIRRREGQVGESGARG comes from the coding sequence ATGGCTACCCGATACGGGAGCGTGATCGATGATGCGCTCGCCGATCCGAAAACGCAGCTTGATACGCTCAAAGCTTTGCGCGAGCACACGGCCGCGGTCGTTGCGGCTCAGGTCAACCTCAAATCGGCCCTGACCAAGCTCGATCGCGAGATCCGGCGGCGCGAGGGCCAGGTCGGCGAGTCGGGAGCGCGCGGATGA
- a CDS encoding lipocalin-like domain-containing protein: protein MFKRGLGAAWTITPAASTASGLGPPVPPSEYKIHLPQDQYRHVEAPTEWWWHIGTLKAGDRIFGFEINAAGYPGYGKEKFAFTQVMLSDVANAKHYQKTTLYLPPPGPPPNVDFDTWAETDPTKAWKVGLGDSTQPSYVSMNAPQADPTRNMRVAAHIFDQGTDIDFQLNLSQQGKPFMVFGTGLRVDPKDPQHKNYYYSLTRLEVSGAIRFNNAPSIDVTGTTWMDHEYGYFGTPGDPVKWILQNAQLDNGWHLMNFVSLGGDSPRPTVGTKMWSNMTLQDPQGNMYYLDADQQQASMTPTGRTWKSPTGNTYFLEYLVEILDPACQATLTVVTLMDDQEFPNLSGPGGIYEGVAVASGTFLGQQVSGTAWNEQLLK, encoded by the coding sequence ATGTTCAAAAGAGGATTAGGTGCTGCGTGGACGATCACGCCCGCGGCAAGCACGGCGTCGGGTCTGGGCCCGCCCGTTCCACCATCGGAATACAAAATCCATCTGCCCCAGGATCAGTACCGGCACGTTGAGGCGCCGACCGAATGGTGGTGGCACATCGGCACGTTGAAAGCCGGCGACCGCATTTTCGGATTCGAGATCAACGCGGCAGGCTATCCGGGATACGGCAAAGAGAAGTTCGCGTTCACGCAAGTCATGTTGAGCGATGTGGCGAACGCGAAGCATTACCAGAAAACGACCCTCTATCTCCCGCCGCCGGGTCCCCCGCCGAATGTCGACTTCGACACGTGGGCGGAGACTGACCCCACGAAGGCCTGGAAGGTCGGGCTGGGGGACTCCACCCAGCCGTCATACGTCTCGATGAATGCGCCGCAGGCCGATCCCACCAGGAACATGCGTGTGGCGGCGCACATATTCGACCAGGGTACGGACATCGATTTCCAGCTGAATCTGTCCCAACAGGGCAAGCCCTTCATGGTTTTTGGAACGGGCCTCAGAGTCGACCCCAAGGATCCGCAGCACAAAAATTACTATTACTCGCTCACCAGGCTCGAGGTGTCGGGCGCGATCAGGTTCAACAACGCGCCGTCGATTGACGTCACCGGCACGACCTGGATGGACCACGAGTACGGCTACTTCGGCACCCCGGGCGATCCCGTTAAATGGATTCTGCAGAATGCGCAGCTCGACAACGGCTGGCACCTCATGAACTTCGTGAGTTTGGGCGGGGACAGTCCTCGTCCAACCGTCGGAACCAAAATGTGGAGCAACATGACGCTGCAGGATCCCCAGGGCAACATGTACTATCTGGACGCGGACCAGCAGCAGGCCTCGATGACGCCGACGGGCAGGACCTGGAAAAGCCCGACCGGCAACACGTACTTCCTGGAGTATCTTGTCGAAATTCTCGATCCTGCATGCCAGGCGACGCTGACGGTCGTCACCCTGATGGACGATCAGGAGTTTCCCAACCTGTCGGGACCCGGCGGAATCTACGAAGGCGTCGCGGTCGCGTCAGGGACGTTCCTGGGCCAGCAGGTCTCCGGCACGGCGTGGAACGAGCAACTCCTGAAATAG
- a CDS encoding substrate-binding domain-containing protein translates to MTRLVCLLAVLSILSGSIAVAADIQVMTGGAPKEVLAVLTPMFEHRTGHKVHFTYIVISAMQQKLTAGEKPDMVLMPVPAIDARVKDGILRGDARAALGTVRIGLIVREGAAKPDIATLDAFKAAMLGARSVVHSNPAATPSGGHLGKMWDGLGIADAMKAKLTFRNALDGGAELVRKGEAEIGLYPLSEVIHETGVTVVGLIPAEVQLNTVYGAAVHAANPAPEPAAAFVKFLADPSNARHWKDGGFEPAASR, encoded by the coding sequence ATGACCAGACTGGTTTGCCTGCTGGCGGTCTTGTCGATCCTGTCAGGCAGCATCGCAGTGGCGGCAGACATTCAGGTGATGACCGGCGGCGCGCCGAAGGAGGTACTCGCGGTGCTGACCCCGATGTTCGAGCACCGAACCGGCCACAAGGTGCATTTCACCTACATCGTGATCAGCGCGATGCAGCAGAAGCTCACCGCCGGCGAAAAGCCCGACATGGTGCTGATGCCGGTGCCGGCAATCGACGCGCGCGTCAAGGACGGCATCCTGCGTGGTGACGCGCGCGCAGCGCTCGGGACGGTGCGCATCGGCCTGATCGTGCGCGAGGGCGCGGCGAAGCCCGACATCGCGACGCTCGACGCATTCAAGGCCGCGATGCTCGGCGCGAGGTCGGTCGTCCACTCAAATCCCGCAGCCACGCCGAGCGGCGGGCATCTCGGCAAGATGTGGGATGGGCTCGGCATCGCGGACGCGATGAAGGCCAAGCTCACCTTCCGCAATGCGCTCGACGGCGGCGCCGAGTTGGTCCGCAAGGGTGAGGCCGAGATCGGGCTTTACCCTCTGAGCGAAGTGATCCACGAGACGGGCGTGACCGTCGTCGGGTTGATACCGGCGGAGGTGCAGCTCAACACGGTCTACGGCGCGGCGGTGCACGCCGCCAACCCCGCGCCGGAGCCTGCTGCTGCGTTCGTGAAATTCCTCGCCGACCCTTCCAATGCGCGCCACTGGAAGGACGGCGGTTTCGAGCCGGCGGCCAGCCGATAA
- a CDS encoding cyclase family protein — MRIIDLSRELYHRTPSYPGQPPIIHGVWKTHEEAFAESGNVHGNSVCFISMPDHGGTHIDAPRHFGKEGMPMDEYPLENCIVPGICIDLRHIAPRAEITPADLDAAVKKTGRAIPKGGTVLLCTGHHARTFPSAAYTNDNPGVNVAATEWLAKSGIVHFGIDSMRPGPEGKVNALVHKACLELGITHIESLCNLETLLGAGEFRFIGLPLKWRGGTGSPIRAVAVFED, encoded by the coding sequence ATGCGCATCATCGATCTGTCACGCGAGCTCTATCACCGCACGCCGAGCTATCCGGGCCAGCCGCCGATCATCCATGGCGTCTGGAAGACGCATGAGGAGGCCTTCGCCGAATCCGGCAACGTGCACGGCAACTCAGTGTGTTTCATTTCAATGCCGGACCACGGCGGCACGCATATCGACGCGCCACGCCACTTCGGCAAGGAAGGCATGCCGATGGACGAATACCCGCTGGAGAACTGCATCGTGCCCGGCATCTGCATCGATCTCCGCCACATCGCGCCGCGCGCGGAGATCACGCCGGCCGATCTCGATGCGGCGGTGAAGAAGACCGGGCGCGCGATCCCAAAGGGCGGCACCGTCCTGCTTTGCACCGGCCATCACGCACGGACCTTCCCGAGCGCCGCCTACACCAACGACAATCCGGGCGTGAATGTCGCGGCGACCGAGTGGCTCGCGAAATCCGGCATCGTGCATTTCGGCATCGACTCGATGCGGCCGGGACCGGAGGGCAAGGTCAACGCGCTGGTGCACAAGGCGTGCCTCGAATTGGGCATCACCCACATCGAGAGCCTGTGCAATCTCGAAACGCTGCTCGGCGCCGGCGAATTCCGTTTCATCGGCCTGCCGCTCAAGTGGCGCGGCGGCACCGGCTCGCCGATCCGCGCGGTGGCGGTATTCGAGGACTAG